A single genomic interval of Antechinus flavipes isolate AdamAnt ecotype Samford, QLD, Australia chromosome 1, AdamAnt_v2, whole genome shotgun sequence harbors:
- the LOC127548145 gene encoding LOW QUALITY PROTEIN: vomeronasal type-1 receptor 1-like (The sequence of the model RefSeq protein was modified relative to this genomic sequence to represent the inferred CDS: substituted 1 base at 1 genomic stop codon) — translation MLSSNICLGIVFLCETVAGIMVNIFLLSLHILKVITGHKVTPINLILTQLILANVTILASKGIPQTLLVLGWNNFLDEVGCKILFKKKKVSQRLSVSFTCLLNNTFQAITISPSVSKWTKYKARASEFIAPTCILFWSLNLLIEIPVPVTVRSPKISTNITYRINIVYCSLGRFLKTFLIITTLRNVFCVGLMICTCGYIVFLLXRHHQQVQNIYSTRLSPRASPEIRATKNILVMVIFFVCCYLFNSILVLCFSYVGQRDVWL, via the exons ATGCTTTCAAGTAATATATGTCTTGGGATTGTTTTCCTCTGTGAGACTGTAGCTGGGATCATGGTAAATATCTTCCTCCTGTCTCTTCATATTTTAAAGGTCATTACTGGTCACAAGGTGACACCTATAAACCTGATTCTTACCCAGTTGATCTTGGCCAATGTCACCATACTTGCTAGCAAGGGTATCCCACAAACATTGTTAGTTTTGGGGTGGAACAATTTCCTGGATGAAGTTGGATGTAAAAtt ttatttaaaaaaaaaaaagtgagccaAAGGCTTTCAGTTTCCTTCACTTGCCTCCTTAATAATACCTTTCAAGCAATCACTATCAGTCCTAGTGTCTCCAAGTGGACAAAGTACAAAGCCAGAGCCTCAGAATTCATTGCCCCCACCTGTATCTTGTTTTGGAGCCTCAATCTTCTGATTGAAATTCCTGTACCAGTAACTGTGAGAAGCCCAAAGATCAGTACTAACATTACATATAGGATAAATATTGTGTATTGTTCTTTGGGAAGATTTCTGAAGACCTTTTTAATCATAACCACTCTCAGAAATGTGTTCTGTGTAGGACTTATGATCTGTACCTGTGGGTATATAGTATTTCTCCTGTAAAGACACCACCAGCAGGTCCAGAATATCTATAGCACCAGGCTCTCTCCCAGAGCCTCTCCTGAGATCAGAGCAACCAAAAACATCCTGGTGATGGTGATCTTCTTTGTCTGCTGTTACTTATTCAACTCCATCTTGGTGCTTTGTTTTAGTTACGTAGGTCAAAGAGATGTCTGGCTATAG